A single Pseudomonadota bacterium DNA region contains:
- a CDS encoding outer membrane lipoprotein carrier protein LolA, with amino-acid sequence MKILNSSAVLLASILLIGIGICDAKDPVPSGAEIAAIESAYLAVDDLTADFTQETKIELLDRTVLKRGTFRFKKGGKLRIEYADKGGKHYVSDGTTLWTFVPGDDASLDTFSVDERNVPREALSFLGGFGRLTKEFKVSGSAAFKEARPGETALTLVPRRASAQYESLEALFGADRLLRELVVKNVSGNVSRYSFKEIRTNSGLPDRLFTLSSGKA; translated from the coding sequence ATGAAGATACTAAACTCCTCTGCCGTACTGCTCGCGAGTATCCTCCTCATTGGAATCGGGATCTGCGATGCGAAGGATCCCGTGCCCTCCGGCGCCGAGATCGCGGCGATCGAGTCCGCCTACCTCGCAGTCGACGACCTCACCGCGGATTTCACGCAGGAGACGAAGATCGAGCTCCTGGACAGGACCGTGCTGAAGCGCGGCACCTTCCGTTTCAAGAAGGGCGGAAAGCTGCGCATCGAGTACGCGGACAAGGGCGGGAAGCACTACGTCTCCGACGGCACCACGCTGTGGACCTTCGTCCCCGGCGACGACGCGAGCCTCGACACCTTCTCGGTGGACGAGCGCAACGTGCCGAGGGAGGCGCTGTCGTTCCTCGGGGGCTTCGGCAGGCTCACGAAGGAGTTCAAGGTGTCGGGGAGCGCGGCGTTCAAGGAGGCGAGGCCCGGCGAGACAGCGCTCACCCTCGTGCCCAGAAGAGCCAGCGCTCAGTACGAGTCGCTGGAGGCCCTCTTCGGGGCCGACCGCCTGCTCAGGGAGCTCGTAGTGAAGAACGTATCGGGCAACGTCAGCAGATACTCCTTCAAAGAAATCCGCACCAACTCAGGGCTTCCGGACAGGCTATTCACCCTCTCGTCCGGCAAGGC
- a CDS encoding DNA translocase FtsK, protein MLTRYLNRVGAYIFSIAAFVLFFTLSTRLSIMEIAAIARRTAVVLLAICAGAASALAGVARSASGGAPSFFSRLGALGGALRRRAGGAEASEPLADPKRRAVEKNASIDEPAKKKAADSITLEPIRRAPGSIAPSPRTAPPPARTAAPQATEHQAEAAQGIKILKRADARPRTHDDQLKFKRMTAEGYEPPPVSLLDADEQARVEIDEETLKKNSMILERKLLDFDVEGKVLAIHPGPVITMYEFEPAAGTKLNKIVGLQDDLSLTLGGRSVRVVAHLPGKAACGIEVPNSDREIVYLRTVVSSQQYAKLQSKLPIALGSSTSGNPVVTDLTKMPHLLVAGATGSGKSVAINGIILSILMKSSPEDVRFILVDPKMLELSVYDGIPHLLLPVVTKPKPAVQAMRWAIREMERRYRLLADAGARHILGYNEKVKAGQVTLVSEERAAELTAADKEAVAHTGKLPYIVIIIDELADLMMTASQDMEEAITRLAQMARAAGIHLILATQRPSVDVITGLIKANFPARIAFKVTARHDSRTILDNIGAEALLGQGDMLFMTPQGGNLTRIHGSYVSDADISRAVDHLKSQGEPIYDESILAEPEGAVPGGEYEEGDDELYDQAVRLVAETKQASISMVQRRLRIGYNRAARMIERMEAEGVVGPADGSRPRQVLAGSLEA, encoded by the coding sequence ATGCTGACCCGGTACCTCAACAGGGTCGGCGCGTACATATTCTCGATCGCGGCCTTCGTGCTCTTCTTCACCCTGTCCACCAGGCTCTCGATAATGGAGATCGCCGCGATCGCCAGGCGCACGGCTGTCGTCCTGCTGGCCATATGCGCCGGTGCGGCGAGCGCCCTCGCCGGCGTGGCGCGCTCGGCGTCCGGCGGCGCCCCTTCGTTCTTCTCCAGGCTCGGCGCTCTCGGGGGAGCCCTCCGGCGGAGGGCCGGCGGGGCAGAGGCCTCCGAGCCTCTGGCCGACCCGAAGAGGCGCGCGGTCGAGAAGAATGCATCGATCGATGAACCTGCGAAGAAGAAGGCCGCCGACTCGATCACGCTCGAGCCGATACGCAGGGCGCCGGGTTCCATAGCCCCGTCGCCGCGGACCGCGCCCCCGCCCGCCCGGACGGCCGCTCCTCAGGCGACTGAGCACCAGGCCGAGGCGGCCCAGGGCATAAAGATACTGAAGCGGGCCGACGCGAGGCCGCGGACGCACGACGACCAGCTCAAATTCAAGCGCATGACCGCGGAGGGCTACGAGCCGCCGCCGGTGTCGCTGCTGGACGCGGACGAGCAGGCGCGGGTCGAGATCGACGAGGAGACGCTCAAGAAGAACTCCATGATCCTCGAGCGCAAGCTCCTCGACTTCGACGTGGAGGGCAAGGTCCTGGCCATCCACCCGGGGCCGGTGATCACGATGTACGAGTTCGAGCCGGCGGCGGGCACCAAGCTCAACAAGATCGTGGGGCTGCAGGACGACCTCTCCCTCACCCTCGGCGGCCGAAGCGTGCGCGTCGTCGCGCACCTCCCGGGCAAGGCCGCCTGCGGAATCGAGGTGCCCAACAGCGACCGCGAGATCGTCTATCTCCGGACCGTCGTCTCGTCGCAGCAGTACGCCAAGCTTCAGTCGAAACTGCCGATCGCGCTGGGCTCCTCCACCTCGGGCAACCCTGTGGTCACCGACCTCACCAAGATGCCGCACCTGCTCGTGGCCGGAGCGACCGGCTCGGGAAAGAGCGTGGCGATCAACGGCATAATCCTCTCCATCCTCATGAAGAGCTCGCCCGAGGACGTCCGCTTCATACTGGTGGACCCCAAGATGCTCGAGCTGTCGGTCTACGACGGCATCCCGCACCTTCTCCTGCCGGTCGTCACAAAACCCAAGCCTGCGGTCCAGGCGATGCGATGGGCGATAAGGGAGATGGAGCGGCGCTACAGGCTGCTCGCCGACGCCGGCGCCCGCCATATCCTCGGCTACAACGAGAAGGTGAAGGCCGGACAGGTGACGCTCGTGTCCGAGGAGCGCGCAGCCGAGCTCACGGCCGCAGACAAGGAGGCGGTCGCCCACACCGGCAAGCTGCCGTACATCGTGATAATCATCGACGAGCTGGCCGACCTCATGATGACCGCGAGCCAGGACATGGAGGAGGCGATCACGAGGCTGGCGCAGATGGCGCGCGCGGCCGGCATCCACCTCATCCTCGCCACCCAGAGGCCGTCGGTCGACGTGATCACCGGCCTCATCAAGGCCAACTTCCCCGCGCGCATCGCCTTCAAGGTCACGGCGAGGCACGACTCTCGAACGATACTCGACAACATCGGGGCCGAGGCGCTGCTGGGCCAGGGCGACATGCTCTTCATGACCCCGCAGGGAGGAAACCTGACACGCATCCACGGCTCCTACGTGAGCGACGCCGACATCTCCAGGGCGGTCGACCACCTCAAGTCCCAGGGTGAGCCCATCTACGACGAGTCGATACTGGCCGAGCCCGAGGGGGCAGTCCCGGGCGGGGAATACGAGGAGGGGGACGACGAGCTCTACGACCAGGCGGTGCGTCTCGTCGCCGAGACGAAGCAGGCCTCGATCTCCATGGTCCAGCGCAGGCTCAGGATCGGCTACAACCGCGCGGCCCGCATGATCGAGCGCATGGAGGCGGAGGGAGTGGTCGGCCCCGCCGACGGCTCGAGGCCGAGGCAGGTCCTTGCAGGCAGCCTGGAGGCGTGA
- a CDS encoding tetratricopeptide repeat protein: protein MRHRSAAFFSSIVMLLCALPLFAAPPSLTPGEQDLVDRALQGQLEIFARNYPRADAIFSSLSADYPTSPAGPFGSMAVLEMKMIEREDFHLEKELLAEAAEGHRRVGAIMQQYEPSTWDLFLAGSLLGLDGFFKARKGQWWEAYTLGGKSRQLFRRVKKIDPGFTDADFGLGMYLYWRSVFTRDLWFLSMFPDRRAEGIAIVERVAKGGHFAKDLAKVNLAIMYFEEGRFADAEGVLKEYVGRYPDNVILHKLYGKVLISLKRYDEAIAQFNHMLRVVPGARAPHYFKGAALVIQGNPARLADAERELRLFLKASQGKYWPAHAHYWLGRLHLLRGEKEASDREFKEAVRLYPEIETAVKRVRGLGGGV from the coding sequence GTGAGACATAGGTCAGCCGCGTTCTTCTCTTCCATAGTCATGCTGCTGTGCGCGCTGCCCCTTTTCGCCGCCCCGCCCTCGCTCACCCCGGGGGAGCAGGACCTCGTCGATCGCGCGCTCCAGGGGCAGCTGGAGATATTCGCGCGCAACTACCCCAGGGCGGACGCGATCTTCAGCTCGCTCTCCGCGGATTACCCGACGTCCCCGGCCGGCCCCTTCGGCAGCATGGCCGTTCTCGAGATGAAGATGATCGAGCGCGAGGACTTCCACCTCGAGAAGGAGCTGCTGGCCGAGGCGGCCGAGGGGCACAGGCGGGTGGGCGCGATAATGCAGCAGTATGAGCCCAGCACGTGGGACCTCTTTCTCGCAGGCTCCCTGCTCGGGCTGGACGGTTTCTTCAAGGCGCGCAAGGGGCAGTGGTGGGAGGCGTACACTCTGGGCGGAAAGTCCCGCCAGCTCTTCAGGCGCGTGAAGAAGATCGACCCGGGGTTCACGGACGCCGACTTCGGCCTCGGCATGTACCTCTACTGGCGCTCGGTGTTCACGCGCGACCTGTGGTTCCTGAGCATGTTCCCCGACCGCCGCGCCGAGGGGATCGCGATAGTCGAGCGGGTCGCGAAGGGCGGCCACTTCGCGAAGGACCTCGCGAAGGTCAACCTCGCGATAATGTACTTCGAGGAGGGGCGATTCGCCGACGCGGAGGGCGTGCTCAAGGAGTACGTGGGGAGATACCCGGACAACGTGATACTCCACAAGCTCTACGGCAAGGTCCTGATCTCTCTCAAGCGGTACGACGAGGCGATCGCGCAGTTCAATCATATGCTCAGGGTCGTGCCCGGGGCCAGGGCGCCGCACTATTTCAAAGGGGCCGCGCTCGTGATCCAGGGCAATCCTGCCAGGCTCGCCGATGCAGAGCGGGAGCTCCGCCTCTTCCTCAAGGCGAGCCAGGGAAAATACTGGCCCGCTCACGCGCACTACTGGCTCGGCAGGCTCCATCTCCTGCGCGGCGAGAAGGAGGCCTCCGACAGGGAGTTCAAGGAGGCGGTGAGGCTCTATCCCGAGATCGAGACCGCGGTGAAGAGGGTGCGGGGCCTCGGCGGCGGCGTCTGA
- a CDS encoding HAD family hydrolase, with translation MDLKLKPQSPPVLLLSDEGARDVLSLTPPEDFARPHERGVGGGRDFGVPEFDSRAWARLAISHPEIVKSFMNSPYDTASAAALKSVAAARRSLSRYMEGADAKPIENTGDWMTITEDMGWGALALLGMEDIPFLPRLRLSYTPSTGDYSVQMKLSPPCVDRMLDAFDDGAWALSSLNGDEQGLRAILSDETIVRKIFEGARVLYVPERAGFMAPRSVLVSRGRKRGRPVVQFWTPVAGQGSVNGSSTSLVVDQNSLERLTVRDIIKVLHHDARRALERGLQPAVALDLDGTLFNARKFTAQVFAEWLAGYDGPDAGEIRARWKELGLSMGWNSRAMLRQLGVTREETLEDANRHFDENFYSPARRMEMPVMRGPVELVRIMQSMGIKSVYVTLRSAADDSLPDGRSVAVELLKAAGIWRGDSFLLRHEGERIDWSEEAYGQGGNEPEKSQIVKRYRRENPQDYFIATVDNAPDHVLKYRDYFGYNIRNIHVRGDYPPNSPELPNGVYTVEPNQLFVELTQWRDAIVSSGRQLANEAISLAERIKHVSFSPHYWDDTERHERAIDDAAARLMGLIETFTQESWAQPFVQEFLGAVNARYGGEPGGLEFFEDVIGAVNHRAGGSFVALRGPDGLSGIVWSEGDGLPEYGKSAPLPARFNSSKVRLKRGVGVHDLASVLPGMVQGPDLESMGVRERYDLLSFGEYPRMAALFNSLVGMLCAEEGKRPEELTSVEYGPKMAIGGLIALARLGLRVGWREINRLKRIQTEQELRRLPDELRFMIRRVPDSENPEADVSVWNLPHIGKPLGEMAARTRNGGLVVTQTQMAPEDYEREHLGHRLLVDVPLGRGQYVLPSAFLHVPTQIGMPLSLQVWRVMK, from the coding sequence GTGGACCTGAAGCTGAAGCCTCAAAGCCCGCCTGTCCTTCTGCTCTCGGACGAGGGGGCGCGAGACGTCCTCAGCCTGACCCCACCCGAGGACTTCGCGAGGCCCCACGAGAGGGGAGTAGGGGGAGGGCGAGACTTCGGTGTGCCGGAGTTCGATTCGCGCGCGTGGGCGAGGCTCGCCATTTCACACCCGGAGATCGTGAAGTCGTTCATGAACTCGCCCTATGACACCGCTTCGGCGGCGGCTCTCAAATCGGTCGCCGCGGCGCGCCGCAGCCTCTCCCGTTACATGGAGGGCGCTGATGCGAAGCCGATAGAGAACACCGGCGACTGGATGACGATCACGGAAGACATGGGCTGGGGGGCGCTCGCCCTCCTGGGCATGGAGGATATCCCTTTCCTACCCAGGCTTCGGTTGAGCTACACGCCGTCTACAGGCGACTACTCGGTGCAGATGAAGCTGTCCCCCCCCTGCGTGGACCGGATGTTGGATGCGTTCGACGACGGGGCATGGGCGCTCAGCAGCCTCAACGGCGACGAGCAGGGTCTGCGCGCCATTCTCTCGGATGAGACGATTGTCCGGAAGATCTTCGAGGGCGCGAGGGTCCTGTACGTGCCCGAGCGCGCGGGCTTCATGGCTCCGAGGTCGGTGCTCGTGAGCCGCGGCCGCAAGCGCGGCAGGCCGGTGGTCCAGTTCTGGACACCCGTTGCCGGCCAGGGTTCGGTGAACGGTTCGTCGACCAGTCTCGTCGTGGACCAGAACAGCCTCGAGAGGCTCACGGTGCGGGACATCATAAAGGTTTTGCACCACGATGCGAGGCGCGCCCTGGAGAGGGGATTGCAGCCCGCGGTTGCCCTGGACCTTGACGGGACCCTCTTCAACGCGAGGAAGTTCACGGCGCAGGTGTTCGCGGAGTGGCTCGCAGGCTATGACGGTCCTGACGCCGGTGAGATCAGGGCCCGTTGGAAGGAGCTGGGCCTTTCGATGGGGTGGAACAGCCGCGCCATGCTCAGGCAGCTGGGAGTCACCCGTGAGGAGACGCTCGAAGATGCGAACAGGCACTTCGATGAGAATTTCTACAGCCCGGCGAGGCGCATGGAGATGCCGGTGATGCGCGGGCCCGTGGAACTGGTTCGGATCATGCAATCGATGGGGATAAAGTCGGTCTACGTCACCCTCCGCAGCGCCGCGGACGACTCGCTGCCCGACGGCCGCTCGGTCGCGGTCGAGCTCCTCAAGGCCGCAGGTATCTGGAGAGGCGACAGCTTCCTGCTCAGGCACGAGGGCGAGCGGATCGACTGGTCGGAGGAGGCCTACGGCCAGGGCGGCAACGAGCCTGAGAAGTCGCAGATCGTGAAGAGATATCGGCGGGAGAATCCCCAAGACTACTTCATAGCGACGGTCGACAACGCGCCCGACCACGTTCTCAAATACCGCGACTATTTCGGGTACAACATAAGGAACATACACGTCCGCGGAGATTACCCTCCAAACTCGCCGGAGCTCCCTAACGGCGTCTACACGGTCGAGCCCAATCAGCTCTTCGTGGAGCTGACGCAGTGGCGGGACGCCATAGTCTCCTCGGGCCGCCAGCTGGCGAATGAGGCGATCTCGCTGGCCGAAAGGATCAAGCATGTCAGCTTCTCCCCGCATTACTGGGACGACACCGAAAGGCACGAGAGGGCCATCGACGATGCGGCGGCCCGCCTCATGGGCCTGATCGAGACGTTCACGCAGGAGTCCTGGGCGCAGCCGTTCGTGCAGGAGTTCCTGGGCGCGGTAAACGCCCGCTACGGGGGGGAGCCCGGAGGGCTCGAGTTCTTCGAGGACGTCATAGGGGCCGTGAACCACCGTGCGGGGGGCTCTTTCGTCGCGCTCAGGGGACCGGATGGCTTGAGCGGGATAGTGTGGTCCGAAGGCGACGGTCTGCCGGAATACGGGAAGAGCGCACCGCTGCCTGCGCGGTTCAACTCTTCGAAGGTGAGGCTCAAGAGGGGTGTGGGAGTGCACGATCTTGCATCGGTGCTGCCCGGCATGGTGCAGGGCCCCGACCTTGAGTCCATGGGGGTGCGCGAGCGCTACGACTTGCTCTCGTTCGGCGAATACCCCAGGATGGCTGCGCTGTTCAACTCCCTCGTGGGCATGCTGTGCGCCGAGGAGGGGAAGAGGCCGGAGGAACTGACCTCAGTCGAGTACGGGCCGAAGATGGCCATAGGCGGTCTGATAGCGCTTGCCAGGCTGGGCCTCCGTGTCGGCTGGAGGGAGATAAACCGGCTGAAGAGGATCCAGACCGAGCAGGAGCTCCGAAGGCTCCCCGACGAACTCCGCTTCATGATCAGGCGTGTCCCGGACAGCGAGAACCCCGAGGCCGACGTCTCGGTCTGGAATCTGCCTCATATAGGCAAGCCGCTCGGCGAGATGGCTGCGCGCACGAGAAATGGCGGACTGGTCGTAACCCAGACGCAGATGGCGCCGGAGGATTACGAGAGGGAGCATCTGGGGCACAGGCTCCTCGTCGATGTTCCGCTCGGCAGGGGGCAATACGTTCTTCCCTCCGCATTCCTGCACGTCCCCACCCAGATCGGCATGCCGCTGTCGCTTCAGGTGTGGAGGGTGATGAAATAG
- a CDS encoding TIGR01212 family radical SAM protein (This family includes YhcC from E. coli K-12, an uncharacterized radical SAM protein.), which translates to MNNRYNSINDLLRARFGERVYKVTLESGLGCPNRDGTRGGSGCSFCSEEALVPTTLLGKSGAARPMREQLREGVEYIGKRHGAAKVIAYLQDGSNTHGPVPVVERILCESIDHPSVVGLAVSTRPDCIEIEHARLLSRLADRSMLWVELGLQSAHDVTLERIGRGHTVARFESACRLLNGHAVPVCAHVILGLPGEDRAMIMETARFLNRAKVWGVKIHNLHILRGTRLEREYNEGSVWIPSLEGYARLACDFLEELSPSIVIHRLNAHGPRRLTVAPEWSVNKLGVMNAVHAELARRDSRQGKRFKTGPG; encoded by the coding sequence TTGAATAATCGATATAATTCAATCAACGACCTGTTGCGGGCGCGCTTTGGCGAGAGGGTCTACAAGGTAACCCTGGAAAGCGGGCTGGGCTGCCCGAACCGGGATGGCACGAGAGGGGGCTCAGGCTGCTCGTTCTGCAGCGAAGAGGCGCTCGTGCCGACCACCCTGCTCGGAAAGAGCGGAGCGGCCAGGCCGATGAGGGAGCAGCTGCGCGAAGGTGTCGAATACATAGGAAAGAGGCACGGCGCGGCAAAGGTGATCGCGTATCTCCAGGACGGCTCCAACACCCACGGCCCTGTCCCGGTCGTCGAGCGGATCCTCTGCGAATCGATCGACCACCCCTCGGTCGTGGGGCTGGCCGTGTCCACGAGGCCCGACTGCATCGAAATCGAGCATGCGAGGCTGCTGTCACGGCTCGCAGACCGCTCCATGCTGTGGGTGGAGCTCGGGCTGCAGTCGGCGCACGATGTCACGCTCGAGAGGATCGGCCGCGGGCACACGGTCGCCCGATTCGAAAGTGCGTGCCGACTGCTCAATGGACACGCCGTACCGGTCTGCGCGCACGTGATCCTGGGGCTGCCTGGGGAGGATCGGGCTATGATCATGGAGACCGCGCGGTTTCTCAACCGCGCGAAGGTGTGGGGGGTGAAGATACACAACCTTCACATACTCAGGGGCACGAGGCTGGAGAGGGAATATAATGAAGGATCGGTTTGGATACCGTCGCTGGAGGGGTACGCGAGGCTGGCGTGCGATTTCCTCGAGGAGCTCTCGCCCTCGATCGTGATACATCGGCTCAACGCGCACGGCCCTCGCAGGCTCACGGTGGCGCCCGAATGGTCGGTCAACAAGCTGGGCGTCATGAACGCGGTCCACGCGGAGCTCGCGCGCAGGGATTCGCGGCAGGGGAAGAGATTCAAAACCGGTCCCGGATGA
- the lgt gene encoding prolipoprotein diacylglyceryl transferase, producing MYPVLFKIPLFGGVTVYSYGVMVAAGFVAALAWINYASRRRGQDVARAMDLAFYIILAAILGSRIMHVAVSERERFLNDPLMMLRIWEGGLVFYGGLIAALAVSLWYIRRHRMPALVICDIFSPAIALGHAIGRIGCFLAGCCYGRVCEGRPWYSVVFPHDPHTFAPPGLPLYPTQLIESAGEFVIFGILVAVGRHRRFDGQVFACYLMLYAVLRAFNELLRGDAERGFLIEPWLSTSCFISIITFAAGAAVFWTLWRRSRGSAGRPR from the coding sequence ATGTATCCGGTACTCTTCAAGATTCCCCTTTTTGGCGGCGTCACCGTCTACAGCTACGGAGTGATGGTGGCCGCGGGGTTCGTGGCTGCCCTTGCCTGGATCAACTACGCGAGCAGGAGGCGGGGCCAGGACGTTGCCCGCGCGATGGATCTGGCCTTCTACATCATCCTGGCCGCGATCCTGGGTTCGAGGATCATGCACGTGGCGGTGAGCGAGCGCGAGCGCTTCCTAAACGATCCGCTGATGATGCTGCGGATATGGGAGGGGGGGCTGGTCTTCTACGGCGGGCTCATCGCCGCGCTCGCCGTGAGCCTCTGGTACATCCGAAGGCACAGGATGCCCGCGCTTGTGATCTGCGACATCTTCTCGCCCGCGATCGCGCTCGGCCACGCGATCGGCAGGATAGGGTGCTTTCTCGCCGGCTGCTGCTACGGCAGGGTGTGCGAGGGCCGCCCGTGGTACTCGGTCGTCTTTCCGCACGATCCCCACACCTTCGCCCCGCCGGGGCTGCCGCTGTACCCGACGCAGCTGATAGAATCTGCCGGGGAGTTCGTCATATTCGGGATACTGGTGGCGGTCGGTCGCCACAGGCGCTTCGACGGCCAGGTCTTCGCCTGCTACCTCATGCTGTACGCGGTGCTCCGGGCGTTCAATGAGCTCCTCCGAGGCGATGCGGAGCGCGGCTTTTTGATAGAGCCCTGGCTCTCCACGTCCTGCTTCATATCGATCATAACATTCGCCGCGGGCGCAGCCGTCTTCTGGACTCTCTGGAGGCGTTCGCGCGGCTCAGCCGGGAGGCCAAGATGA
- the ileS gene encoding isoleucine--tRNA ligase produces the protein MEKNYKETLNLPSTDFPMKANLAEREPVQLARWGEERLYHRMVEAREGGPAYVMHDGPPYANGHLHLGTILNKILKDIVVKYKNMSGMRCEFVPGWDCHGLPIELEVDRKLGPKKRTMEPIEVRRACREHADRFVGIQRDEFMRLGCLGRWEKPYKTMSFDYEASIVREFGRFVEAGSVYKGKKPIYWCASCRTALAEAEVEYADHSSPSIYVKFRLKDDSDLRAKWNLAGEQIYLVIWTTTPWTIPANLGIALNPALPYVAVRVDGEVWVMAEGLVDSVMQEVGRTYSTVVGKPKSSELEHRKCEHPLIERDSLIILGEHVTLEAGTGAVHTAPGHGQEDYDVGQRYGLDVLAPVDDAGRFTKEAKLDWLTGVFVEDANAPIIERLEGVGALIASKKVSHSYPHCWRCKKPIVFRSTDQWFISMEKGGLRKRALEAIGKVQWIPPWGQNRITGMVSARPDWCISRQRLWGVPVVALVCGSCGASHTSKRIADKAVEIFSKEGADSWYARPASDFLPRGHACPECGEKSNFGKEPDILDVWFDSGVSFAAVLESEEGVKEQADLYLEGSDQHRGWFHTSLLTSVGTRDRAPYKRVLTHGFVVDGEGKKYSKSARNYVPPENLIKQHGAEILRLWVASEDYRDDIRFSDEILTRNIESYRKMRNTARYILGNIGDFDPNRDALAEAELLEIDRWALSELARVRNRMLAAYEEFEFHAIMQTLSRFCTVEMSSFYMDILKDRLYAERRGGKPRRAAQTALWRILDEITRLAAPVLSFTADEIWRSMPRLAGSPDSVFLADMPEATEPDDALVGKWGRLIGIRGTVTKALEGARADRFIGNSLAAKVIMKCDGELRSFLEGFGNSLPDLFIVSGVSFGETGGRYVQRSEDVEGLSVSVDKADGGKCARCWKFSQSVGSHERHPSVCDRCFSVLE, from the coding sequence ATGGAGAAAAACTACAAAGAGACCCTCAACCTCCCGAGCACCGACTTCCCGATGAAGGCGAACCTCGCCGAGCGGGAGCCGGTTCAGCTTGCGCGCTGGGGTGAGGAGAGGCTCTACCACAGGATGGTGGAGGCGCGAGAGGGCGGTCCCGCCTACGTGATGCACGACGGCCCCCCCTACGCGAACGGGCACCTGCACCTGGGCACGATCCTCAACAAGATACTCAAGGACATCGTCGTCAAGTACAAGAACATGTCGGGCATGCGCTGCGAGTTCGTGCCGGGCTGGGACTGCCACGGGCTGCCTATCGAGCTCGAGGTGGACCGCAAGCTAGGCCCGAAGAAGAGGACCATGGAGCCCATCGAAGTGAGGCGCGCATGTCGCGAACACGCGGACAGGTTCGTGGGCATACAGCGCGATGAGTTCATGAGGCTCGGCTGCCTCGGCCGCTGGGAGAAGCCATACAAGACCATGAGCTTCGACTACGAGGCCTCCATCGTCCGGGAGTTCGGCCGATTCGTGGAGGCCGGCTCGGTCTACAAGGGCAAGAAGCCGATATACTGGTGCGCATCGTGCCGGACCGCGCTCGCCGAGGCGGAGGTCGAGTACGCGGACCACTCCTCCCCCTCGATCTACGTGAAGTTCAGGCTCAAGGACGACTCGGACCTCAGGGCGAAGTGGAACCTTGCGGGCGAGCAGATATACCTCGTCATCTGGACCACGACCCCGTGGACCATACCGGCCAACCTCGGGATCGCGCTGAACCCCGCGCTCCCATATGTGGCCGTGAGGGTGGACGGCGAGGTGTGGGTGATGGCCGAGGGGCTTGTCGACTCGGTCATGCAGGAGGTCGGACGGACGTACAGCACGGTGGTCGGAAAGCCGAAATCGTCGGAGCTCGAGCACAGGAAATGCGAGCACCCGCTCATCGAGAGGGACTCCCTCATAATTCTCGGAGAGCACGTGACCCTCGAGGCGGGCACGGGCGCGGTCCACACGGCGCCGGGCCACGGCCAGGAGGATTACGACGTCGGCCAGCGCTACGGGCTGGACGTGCTGGCCCCGGTGGACGACGCGGGGCGCTTCACGAAGGAGGCGAAGCTCGACTGGCTCACGGGCGTCTTCGTGGAGGACGCCAATGCCCCCATCATCGAGAGGCTCGAGGGAGTGGGAGCGCTCATCGCCTCAAAAAAAGTGTCGCACTCGTACCCGCACTGCTGGCGCTGCAAGAAGCCGATCGTCTTCCGCTCCACCGACCAGTGGTTCATATCGATGGAGAAGGGCGGACTCAGAAAGAGGGCCCTTGAGGCGATAGGCAAGGTGCAGTGGATACCGCCATGGGGGCAGAACCGCATCACCGGCATGGTCTCGGCGAGGCCCGACTGGTGCATCTCACGCCAGAGGCTCTGGGGGGTGCCGGTGGTGGCGCTGGTCTGCGGCTCCTGCGGCGCTTCGCACACGTCGAAGCGGATCGCGGACAAAGCGGTCGAGATCTTCTCGAAGGAGGGGGCCGACTCGTGGTACGCGAGGCCCGCATCCGATTTCCTGCCCCGGGGGCACGCCTGCCCCGAGTGCGGCGAGAAGTCGAACTTCGGCAAGGAGCCGGACATCCTCGACGTGTGGTTCGATTCGGGCGTCTCCTTCGCGGCGGTGCTCGAGTCGGAGGAGGGTGTGAAGGAGCAGGCGGACCTCTACCTCGAGGGGAGCGACCAGCACCGCGGCTGGTTCCACACCTCGCTGCTCACTTCGGTCGGCACGAGGGACAGGGCCCCGTACAAGAGGGTTCTCACGCACGGCTTCGTGGTGGACGGGGAGGGAAAGAAGTACTCCAAATCGGCGCGCAACTACGTGCCGCCCGAGAACCTCATCAAACAGCACGGCGCGGAGATCCTGCGCCTCTGGGTCGCGTCCGAGGACTACCGCGACGACATCCGCTTCTCGGACGAGATACTCACGCGCAACATCGAATCGTACCGAAAGATGCGCAACACGGCGCGTTACATACTCGGCAACATCGGCGACTTCGACCCGAACAGGGACGCGCTGGCCGAGGCGGAGCTGCTGGAGATCGACCGCTGGGCGCTCTCCGAGCTCGCGAGGGTCCGCAACCGCATGCTCGCGGCATACGAGGAGTTCGAGTTCCACGCGATCATGCAGACGCTGAGCCGCTTCTGCACGGTGGAGATGTCCTCCTTCTACATGGATATCCTCAAGGACAGGCTCTACGCGGAGAGGCGGGGCGGGAAGCCGAGGCGCGCGGCCCAGACCGCCCTCTGGCGGATACTCGACGAGATAACGAGGCTTGCGGCGCCGGTGCTCTCGTTCACTGCCGACGAGATCTGGCGTTCCATGCCCAGGCTCGCGGGCTCCCCGGACTCGGTGTTCCTCGCTGACATGCCCGAGGCCACCGAGCCGGACGATGCGCTCGTCGGGAAGTGGGGTAGGCTCATCGGGATCCGCGGCACGGTGACCAAGGCGCTGGAGGGGGCCAGGGCCGACCGCTTCATAGGCAACTCCCTTGCGGCGAAGGTGATCATGAAGTGCGACGGCGAACTGCGCTCCTTCCTCGAAGGGTTCGGGAACAGCCTTCCCGACCTCTTCATCGTTTCCGGCGTCTCGTTCGGCGAGACCGGCGGCAGGTATGTGCAGAGGAGCGAGGATGTCGAGGGGCTGTCGGTCTCGGTCGACAAGGCCGACGGCGGGAAGTGCGCCAGGTGCTGGAAGTTTTCGCAGAGCGTGGGC